In the genome of Terriglobales bacterium, one region contains:
- a CDS encoding single-stranded DNA-binding protein — MAKSVNKVILIGNLGKDPEIRYTPSGTPVAKFTLATNERFKDKDGQWQDRTEWHNLVAFSRTAEIVGEYLKKGRTCYVEGSLRTGSWDDKETGQKKYRTEIIVNDLVLLGGPGGGAREHDEEQVGARTRGGNNFDQRTPANEAGPQITDDDIPF; from the coding sequence ATGGCAAAGAGCGTCAACAAAGTGATCTTGATCGGCAATCTCGGCAAGGATCCGGAGATTCGCTACACCCCCAGTGGCACCCCCGTGGCCAAGTTTACCCTCGCCACCAATGAACGTTTCAAGGACAAGGACGGCCAGTGGCAGGACCGCACTGAGTGGCACAACCTGGTGGCCTTCAGCCGCACCGCGGAAATCGTAGGCGAGTACTTGAAGAAAGGCCGCACCTGTTACGTGGAAGGCAGCCTGCGCACTGGTTCCTGGGACGATAAGGAAACGGGACAAAAAAAATACCGAACCGAAATCATAGTGAACGATCTGGTATTGCTCGGCGGCCCGGGCGGCGGCGCACGCGAGCACGACGAGGAACAGGTAGGCGCTCGCACGCGCGGCGGCAACAACTTCGATCAGCGCACCCCTGCGAACGAGGCTGGGCCGCAAATTACGGATGACGATATCCCGTTCTAA
- a CDS encoding phytanoyl-CoA dioxygenase family protein has protein sequence MHVAEELQKCVPHRSRAGIRHALQYSPVAALATDTRLLKLARQTLGERAFPFRATLFDKSPDANWLVVWHQDTALPVRKRQDREGWGPWSVKEGVIYAHAPANVLEQILALRVHLDDSTLDNGPLRVMPGSQTLGVLTDEAIRQLAEQISPVDCPVASGGVLAMKPLIVHASSKSRMSARRRVLHIEYAASRELAQGLELAVV, from the coding sequence GTGCACGTTGCCGAAGAGTTGCAGAAATGCGTGCCACATCGCAGCAGAGCCGGAATTCGTCATGCCCTCCAGTATTCTCCTGTTGCTGCCCTGGCAACCGATACGCGCCTTTTGAAGCTCGCAAGACAGACTCTCGGCGAGAGAGCGTTCCCGTTTCGCGCGACCCTTTTTGACAAGTCTCCGGACGCCAATTGGCTTGTGGTGTGGCACCAAGACACTGCGCTTCCAGTTCGCAAGCGTCAGGATCGAGAAGGCTGGGGACCTTGGTCAGTCAAGGAAGGTGTGATCTACGCCCACGCACCTGCAAATGTCCTGGAACAAATCTTGGCTCTACGGGTCCATCTCGACGACTCGACGCTCGATAACGGGCCGTTGAGAGTCATGCCTGGATCTCAGACCCTTGGTGTCCTAACCGACGAGGCAATCAGGCAGCTTGCTGAACAGATTTCTCCCGTCGATTGTCCTGTTGCCTCTGGTGGGGTCTTGGCAATGAAGCCTCTGATCGTGCATGCTTCTTCAAAATCAAGAATGAGCGCCCGCAGACGAGTTCTGCACATTGAGTACGCAGCGTCGCGGGAACTTGCTCAGGGACTTGAATTAGCCGTGGTGTGA
- the mazF gene encoding endoribonuclease MazF → MTAYVPEYGDIVWIDFDDPPVGHEQSGRRPALVMSPSQYNRTIGLALICPITSRVKKYPFEVAVESGKIKGVVLADHIKSLDWRVRRARLAGKAQAAITETVRKRLARILLIS, encoded by the coding sequence GTGACGGCGTATGTGCCGGAATACGGCGACATCGTGTGGATCGATTTCGACGATCCTCCTGTTGGCCACGAGCAGTCTGGACGACGCCCAGCATTAGTCATGAGCCCATCGCAATACAACCGCACAATCGGCCTGGCGCTAATCTGTCCCATCACCAGCAGGGTCAAGAAGTATCCGTTCGAAGTTGCCGTCGAATCCGGGAAGATCAAAGGAGTGGTGCTGGCGGATCACATTAAGAGTTTGGATTGGCGAGTCCGTCGGGCGCGCTTGGCAGGTAAAGCGCAGGCAGCGATTACGGAAACGGTTCGCAAGCGCTTAGCGCGGATTTTGCTGATTAGCTGA
- a CDS encoding AbrB/MazE/SpoVT family DNA-binding domain-containing protein, with product MRSRLMKWGNSLAVRIPKKVAEQAKLSEGASLEIAVEREGRIALRYQHDDPTLDELLARVTSENRHSETRTGRARGKEILDK from the coding sequence ATGCGTTCTCGATTGATGAAATGGGGAAACAGTCTGGCTGTGCGTATTCCCAAGAAAGTGGCGGAGCAAGCAAAGTTGAGTGAAGGCGCCAGCCTGGAAATTGCGGTCGAGCGCGAGGGCCGAATTGCGCTTCGCTATCAGCATGATGATCCGACTCTGGACGAGCTGCTGGCGCGCGTTACATCCGAAAATCGCCATTCCGAAACCCGTACCGGGCGCGCGCGAGGAAAGGAAATCCTCGACAAGTGA
- a CDS encoding ATP-binding protein, giving the protein MHQRFILPGDLEAVAPVRERILAFLREQGCLPVNDQFDLQLVLQEALVNAVVHGCHNDPSLTVVCDAECDASGISLTIRDPGPGFDPSFLRDPTHGSGLTSSGGRGIYIIRSLMDEVRFEAGGSELHMRKNLVRACQEKLHSAASPTA; this is encoded by the coding sequence GTGCATCAGCGCTTCATCCTTCCCGGTGATCTGGAGGCTGTGGCTCCGGTCCGCGAGCGGATTCTGGCTTTCCTCCGCGAACAGGGATGCCTCCCGGTCAACGACCAGTTCGACCTGCAACTGGTTCTGCAGGAGGCGCTGGTCAACGCCGTAGTTCACGGCTGCCACAACGATCCTTCGCTGACTGTGGTCTGCGACGCAGAGTGCGACGCCTCTGGAATTTCACTAACCATTCGCGATCCCGGCCCGGGCTTTGATCCATCCTTTCTGCGCGATCCCACCCACGGTTCCGGGCTCACTTCCAGCGGCGGCCGCGGCATCTACATCATTCGTTCGCTGATGGACGAAGTTCGCTTCGAGGCGGGAGGCTCGGAACTCCACATGCGCAAGAATCTGGTGCGCGCCTGCCAGGAGAAGCTGCACTCAGCCGCCAGCCCGACCGCATAG
- a CDS encoding YpdA family putative bacillithiol disulfide reductase gives MRNIEGKSEIDDALAEIGSDLEPEPLRQALEHRRRGWDVIIVGAGPSGLATAIEARRRGLSVLNIDKGCVVNSLFHYPTNMVFFTTPELLEIGDIPFSTESNRKPNRSEALEYYRKVAEHYDLNIRQYENVDALEGEDSQFVVRTSDRHQRVHEYKTKKIVVAIGYYDRPNYLNVPGEDLPKVFHYYREPHPFFDTDVVVVGGKNSAAIAALELYRHGARVTLVHRRDAMHAHVKYWIKPDIDNRVKNGEIPAYFNSTVREITPDAVLLKTPKGLISLHNDFVFALTGYHPDYTFLRMLGIELTTDQCRPVCDPETLESNVPGIYVAGVIVAGARTNEIFIENGRFHGRLIAADIAGKLEKRDEGYSDAT, from the coding sequence ATGAGAAATATAGAAGGGAAGTCAGAGATCGACGATGCCCTGGCGGAAATCGGCAGCGATCTGGAGCCGGAGCCACTCCGTCAGGCGCTCGAGCACCGTCGGCGAGGCTGGGATGTGATCATTGTGGGCGCCGGTCCCAGTGGACTGGCCACAGCCATCGAGGCGCGCCGCCGCGGATTATCCGTGTTGAACATCGACAAGGGCTGCGTGGTGAACTCGCTATTCCACTATCCCACTAATATGGTGTTCTTCACCACGCCCGAGTTGCTTGAGATCGGTGACATTCCGTTTTCCACCGAGAGCAATCGCAAGCCTAATCGCTCCGAGGCCCTCGAGTACTACCGCAAGGTGGCGGAGCACTATGATCTGAATATCCGCCAGTACGAAAACGTGGACGCCCTCGAAGGCGAAGATTCGCAGTTCGTGGTGCGCACCAGTGACCGTCATCAGCGAGTGCACGAGTACAAGACGAAAAAAATTGTAGTCGCCATTGGCTACTACGATCGCCCCAATTACCTGAATGTCCCCGGGGAAGACCTGCCCAAGGTATTCCACTACTATCGCGAGCCGCATCCCTTTTTCGACACCGACGTGGTGGTGGTCGGGGGGAAGAATTCAGCCGCCATCGCCGCGCTGGAGCTGTACCGGCACGGCGCGCGAGTAACACTAGTGCACCGCCGCGACGCTATGCACGCGCACGTAAAGTACTGGATCAAGCCAGATATCGATAATCGCGTCAAGAACGGTGAGATTCCGGCCTACTTCAACAGCACGGTGCGCGAGATCACGCCCGATGCCGTGCTGCTGAAGACCCCTAAGGGGCTTATCAGCCTGCACAACGATTTCGTATTCGCGCTGACGGGTTATCACCCCGACTACACGTTTTTGCGCATGCTGGGAATCGAACTCACCACGGATCAGTGCCGGCCAGTCTGCGACCCGGAGACCCTGGAGAGCAATGTGCCGGGAATTTATGTTGCCGGGGTGATCGTTGCCGGAGCGCGCACCAATGAGATCTTCATCGAGAACGGCCGTTTCCACGGGCGCCTGATCGCCGCTGATATCGCTGGCAAGCTGGAGAAACGCGACGAAGGCTACTCAGATGCAACGTAA
- a CDS encoding aspartate ammonia-lyase, which yields MATATRLSTRPEKDSLGTKEIPADVYYGIQTARAVENYPISLLRAHPTLIRALGMIKQAAAEANKELGLIDAKVADAVIKAAREVQEGKWNEQFVVDIYQAGAGVSFHMNSNEVIANRAEEILGGRLGEYKNVHPNDHVNYGQSTNDVFPTGMRLGALLELEKLYPVLDNLAAAFDRKAKEFWHIIKAGRTHMQDAVPMRLGQEFAAYAGAIRRASDSIQHASEYLRELGLGGSAVGTGINTHPHYREKAIAHLSHISGQKLKPVDDMRYAMQSNFAMATVSAALRNLALEIIRISNDLRLLSSGPNTGFAEINLPALQPGSSIMPGKINPVIPELAAMVSFQVVGNDTAVALAAQAGQLELNVMMPTMSHNVMHSITILTNMLRQFTTRCVDGITANEKRCEFYTQSTVSLATALNPYIGYAKAAEIAKESVATGRSIIEIARSKGLLSEKEIQEILDPNRMVEPAMPLEAAKHREEIKAKK from the coding sequence ATGGCCACCGCTACTCGTTTGAGCACTCGTCCCGAGAAAGACTCGCTGGGAACCAAAGAAATCCCCGCCGATGTGTACTACGGCATCCAGACCGCGCGGGCAGTGGAAAACTACCCGATATCGCTGCTACGGGCGCATCCCACGCTGATCCGCGCGTTGGGCATGATCAAGCAAGCCGCGGCCGAGGCCAACAAGGAACTTGGGCTGATCGACGCCAAGGTCGCTGATGCCGTCATCAAGGCCGCGCGCGAAGTGCAGGAAGGCAAGTGGAACGAGCAGTTCGTTGTCGACATCTACCAGGCCGGCGCCGGTGTCAGCTTCCACATGAACTCCAACGAGGTGATTGCCAATCGCGCAGAGGAAATCCTCGGCGGCCGGCTGGGCGAGTACAAGAATGTCCACCCCAATGATCACGTCAACTATGGACAGTCCACCAATGACGTCTTTCCTACGGGTATGCGATTGGGAGCCTTGCTTGAACTGGAGAAGTTGTATCCCGTGCTCGACAACTTGGCCGCTGCCTTCGATCGCAAAGCCAAAGAGTTTTGGCACATCATCAAGGCCGGCCGCACCCACATGCAGGATGCCGTTCCGATGCGCCTGGGCCAGGAATTTGCCGCTTATGCGGGAGCGATCCGCCGTGCCTCGGACAGCATCCAGCACGCTTCTGAGTACTTGCGCGAGCTAGGCCTGGGCGGTTCGGCCGTGGGTACCGGGATCAACACCCATCCCCATTATCGTGAGAAAGCGATTGCGCATCTCTCCCACATCTCGGGGCAGAAACTGAAGCCGGTAGACGACATGCGCTACGCCATGCAATCGAATTTCGCCATGGCCACGGTTTCGGCCGCGCTGCGCAATCTGGCGCTGGAGATTATTCGGATCTCCAACGATCTTCGCCTGCTCTCCTCTGGCCCGAATACCGGCTTCGCGGAAATTAACCTGCCCGCTCTGCAACCAGGCTCTTCCATCATGCCCGGCAAGATCAACCCCGTGATCCCCGAATTAGCCGCAATGGTCTCGTTCCAGGTTGTGGGCAATGACACTGCGGTCGCGCTGGCGGCGCAGGCTGGGCAGCTCGAGCTGAATGTGATGATGCCCACGATGTCGCACAATGTGATGCATTCCATCACCATCCTGACCAACATGCTGCGCCAGTTCACCACCCGTTGCGTCGATGGCATCACCGCCAACGAAAAGCGCTGCGAGTTCTACACTCAATCCACGGTGTCGCTGGCCACCGCTTTGAATCCATACATTGGCTACGCCAAGGCTGCGGAGATTGCCAAAGAGTCGGTCGCGACCGGGCGCTCCATTATCGAGATCGCGCGCTCCAAAGGCCTGCTGAGCGAAAAAGAGATTCAGGAGATTCTCGATCCCAACCGCATGGTGGAACCGGCAATGCCGCTGGAAGCCGCCAAGCACCGCGAAGAAATCAAAGCGAAGAAGTGA
- a CDS encoding FAD-dependent oxidoreductase: MSPADNQDIAQAVQVTCCVAGGGPAGMMLGFLLARAGIETLVLEKHKDFLRDFRGDTVHPSTLDVIAELGLLDDFLKLPHQEVREIGGKIGDVFVRVGDFAHTPTRCHFIAFMPQWDFLNFLAEHGRRYPAFHLRMEAEVSDLIEENGAIVGVKVKTPQGPLMVRASLVVGADGRHSTVRERGKLRVKDLGAPIDVFWTRLSKKQGDPMQVLGYFNFGRVLVMLDRGDYWQCGFVIRKGQAEAMRAQGLPAFREDIAKLAPFMRDRVEELRDWNQVSLLTVLVDRLEQWWRPGLLCIGDSAHAMSPVGGVGINLAIQDAVAAANILARPLREGTLAVRDLAQVQDRRMFPTRVTQGMQIVVQERVLSRVLGDSKAISPPLAVRMFNWVPWLRRIPARVIGVGVRPEHVETPENASRAAPRIEESDRMRAS, translated from the coding sequence ATGTCGCCTGCCGATAACCAAGACATCGCCCAAGCCGTGCAAGTGACTTGCTGTGTTGCCGGTGGGGGCCCGGCCGGAATGATGCTGGGATTCCTACTGGCGCGTGCCGGCATCGAGACCCTGGTGCTGGAGAAGCATAAGGATTTCTTGCGGGATTTCCGCGGGGACACGGTTCACCCATCGACTCTGGACGTGATCGCTGAATTGGGACTGTTGGACGATTTTCTCAAGCTGCCTCACCAGGAAGTTCGTGAAATCGGGGGCAAGATCGGGGATGTTTTTGTTCGGGTGGGTGACTTTGCACATACCCCTACTCGCTGCCACTTCATAGCTTTCATGCCGCAGTGGGACTTCCTGAATTTTCTCGCAGAGCATGGCAGGCGCTATCCAGCTTTTCATCTGCGAATGGAAGCGGAGGTCAGCGACCTCATCGAGGAGAACGGGGCAATCGTTGGCGTAAAGGTGAAGACTCCGCAAGGCCCCCTGATGGTGCGAGCCAGCCTGGTGGTGGGAGCGGATGGAAGACACTCCACGGTTCGTGAGCGTGGCAAATTGAGAGTCAAAGACCTGGGCGCGCCGATCGACGTTTTCTGGACGCGCCTGTCCAAGAAGCAAGGCGACCCCATGCAGGTCCTGGGATATTTCAACTTCGGGCGCGTGCTGGTCATGCTCGACCGCGGCGACTACTGGCAATGCGGGTTCGTGATACGCAAGGGCCAGGCCGAGGCGATGCGCGCGCAAGGCTTGCCTGCGTTTCGCGAGGACATTGCGAAACTCGCTCCTTTCATGCGCGACCGAGTGGAAGAGCTGAGAGACTGGAATCAGGTGAGCTTGCTTACGGTGCTGGTGGACCGCCTGGAGCAGTGGTGGCGCCCAGGCCTGCTATGTATCGGTGACTCGGCACACGCCATGTCGCCGGTGGGCGGAGTGGGAATCAATTTGGCGATTCAGGATGCGGTAGCTGCGGCCAACATTCTGGCTCGTCCTTTGCGGGAAGGAACCCTCGCGGTGCGTGACCTTGCCCAGGTGCAGGACCGGCGAATGTTTCCCACGCGGGTGACGCAAGGGATGCAAATTGTGGTGCAGGAACGGGTTCTCAGCCGTGTCCTGGGCGACTCCAAAGCGATCTCTCCGCCGTTGGCAGTGCGGATGTTCAACTGGGTTCCATGGCTGCGGCGAATCCCAGCGCGCGTGATTGGAGTCGGCGTGAGGCCGGAGCATGTCGAGACACCGGAGAATGCATCTCGGGCAGCGCCAAGGATTGAAGAGAGCGATCGGATGCGGGCGTCATAA
- a CDS encoding VOC family protein yields the protein MAGKVKPIPEHFHTVTPGLVFRNAAKAIDFYKQAFGAQELMRMPGPDGKSIMHCELKIGDSVLFITDENPYSNVKSPETVGTSTASVYLYVEDVDSAFQRALKAGGKETMPVADMFWGDRFGTFVDPFGYQWGLATHVADLTPQQIEEGQKKFMASMQQQHAKTA from the coding sequence ATGGCAGGAAAAGTAAAGCCGATTCCCGAGCACTTTCACACTGTTACTCCCGGTCTGGTATTCCGCAACGCCGCCAAGGCGATCGATTTTTATAAGCAGGCGTTTGGAGCGCAGGAGTTGATGCGGATGCCTGGACCGGATGGCAAGTCCATCATGCATTGCGAACTCAAGATCGGCGATTCGGTTCTCTTCATCACTGATGAGAACCCCTATTCCAACGTCAAATCTCCAGAGACCGTGGGTACAAGCACGGCTTCGGTTTACCTGTATGTGGAAGATGTGGACAGCGCATTCCAGCGCGCATTGAAAGCCGGCGGCAAGGAAACCATGCCAGTAGCCGACATGTTCTGGGGGGACCGATTCGGCACCTTCGTCGACCCCTTCGGATATCAGTGGGGGTTAGCAACCCACGTGGCTGATCTCACTCCTCAGCAGATCGAGGAAGGGCAGAAGAAATTCATGGCCAGCATGCAGCAACAGCACGCCAAGACTGCCTAA
- a CDS encoding helix-turn-helix domain-containing protein, with amino-acid sequence MAPEIRDWPDELAATLIQSPSIKLSQWAEEKGLSAWKVSRGFAQVFGISPEGFRARTRARRALKLIQNSNQPLASVAAELDFADQSHMARSVKQLTGAAPQTWRSAANRFKTGRQLEM; translated from the coding sequence TTGGCGCCGGAGATTCGTGATTGGCCGGATGAGCTGGCTGCGACGCTGATCCAGAGTCCATCGATCAAACTGTCGCAATGGGCCGAAGAGAAGGGGCTGTCGGCATGGAAGGTGTCGCGGGGATTCGCCCAGGTTTTTGGTATTTCACCAGAGGGTTTCCGTGCGCGCACCCGCGCCCGGCGCGCTCTGAAATTGATCCAAAATAGCAACCAGCCCTTGGCAAGCGTTGCGGCGGAGCTCGATTTTGCAGACCAGTCTCACATGGCCAGGAGTGTGAAACAACTCACCGGCGCCGCACCGCAGACCTGGCGATCTGCTGCAAATAGATTCAAGACAGGGAGGCAATTGGAGATGTAG
- a CDS encoding DUF1326 domain-containing protein produces MKASRLLALICLASSCFFLALATAAQNAASHAHQQTQSAKAETPEPPDFDVQGIGWTECACTKYACPCRSNGHPDTKEHSCDAADFAYIQKGHWGNQKLDGLKVIIIGDLIDSSPERAYANVYFDNKTTPQQRKAFMDMFGYMFSNWGGSSNAVKSVKVVPLRFTESTDKQTYTLTIPGILQEKAFLKRDAQGNPVHTLPAMDQWGNEIHYADNLVLKYHDKDLKREFDHSGRQANFKFFHTTREMYVNKELLIQHGDMSGSWTDKQKEIISKANMKVE; encoded by the coding sequence ATGAAGGCTTCCAGACTGCTGGCCTTGATTTGCCTGGCCAGCTCCTGCTTCTTCCTTGCACTGGCGACTGCGGCTCAAAACGCCGCTTCCCATGCACACCAGCAAACTCAATCTGCCAAGGCCGAGACGCCGGAGCCGCCGGATTTCGACGTCCAGGGTATCGGCTGGACCGAGTGCGCCTGCACCAAGTATGCCTGTCCCTGCCGGTCCAATGGTCATCCCGACACCAAGGAACATTCCTGTGATGCCGCCGACTTCGCCTACATCCAGAAGGGACACTGGGGCAATCAGAAACTGGATGGCCTAAAGGTGATCATCATCGGCGACCTGATCGATAGCTCGCCAGAGCGGGCGTACGCGAACGTTTATTTCGACAACAAGACCACACCACAACAACGCAAGGCCTTCATGGACATGTTCGGCTACATGTTCTCCAACTGGGGCGGCTCAAGCAACGCCGTGAAAAGTGTCAAGGTAGTGCCTCTGCGCTTCACCGAATCCACCGACAAACAGACCTACACCCTGACCATTCCTGGGATCCTGCAGGAAAAGGCGTTCCTCAAGCGCGATGCGCAGGGCAACCCCGTGCACACATTGCCGGCAATGGACCAGTGGGGCAATGAGATTCATTACGCCGACAACCTGGTCCTCAAGTATCACGATAAGGATTTGAAGCGGGAGTTTGACCACTCCGGTCGTCAGGCCAACTTCAAGTTCTTCCACACCACCCGGGAGATGTACGTAAACAAAGAACTGCTGATCCAACACGGCGACATGTCCGGAAGTTGGACCGACAAGCAGAAAGAAATCATCTCCAAGGCCAATATGAAGGTTGAGTAA
- the lon gene encoding endopeptidase La, with translation MANPSRNLERKEPAPKEPEGQAHRSLPVLPVRDTVLFPHAVLPLTVGRESSVQLINSLGEDKTIIVVAQREARVDSPQPVDLYTIGTLAIVHKVVKMPNQSLFVFAEGLERVHITEYTQLAPFMTAVTSAIGEIAPSKSAELEALQRNVLTLFQQIVAGSPTLSDELATVAMNIEEPGRLVDFIASSLPTLSSRDKQEVLETADVRARLDKINQHLVKELEVQQLRNKIQSEVQDRVQQTQREFYLREQMKAIQKELGEVDETTKDTEELRQKIEQAGMPEEVKKEAMKELGRLARMSPMAADYGLTRNYIEWLAVLPWSKSSGVEVDILKAKTILDEDHYDLQKVKDRILDYLSVRRNKPAMKGPILCFVGPPGVGKTSLGKSIARSLGRKFVRISLGGVHDEAEIRGHRRTYIGALPGQIIQGIRRAETNDPVFMLDEIDKVGRDFRGDPGSALLEALDPEQNSTFRDNYLDVPFDLSKVLFITTANMLDTISEPLRDRMEIIELQGYTEDEKVHIANRYLIPRQIDENGLEKDQIEFPEESIRFIIRHYTREAGVRNLERLIGTICRKRVRRQAEGRHEKLVVTPDIIQTREFLGGIKIRVDTEIAERTKRPGVVVGLAWTPSGGDILFVEATAMKGKGGLSITGQIQDVMRESMQAALSWVRSNAGKLGIDEEFFANHDIHIHVPAGAIPKDGPSAGVTIVTALVSLLTGRQTRPLTAMTGEITLSGNVLPIGGVKEKFLAAKRAGVHDIIFPAENKMNVEEDLSPEQLEGVNVHYVSTIDEVLNLALPSSPDEVRKDAEEREQVLSGAGVPAA, from the coding sequence ATGGCCAATCCATCGCGCAACTTAGAGCGCAAAGAACCAGCTCCTAAAGAACCGGAAGGGCAGGCGCATCGAAGCCTGCCGGTGCTGCCGGTCAGGGACACGGTATTGTTCCCGCACGCGGTTTTGCCACTCACCGTGGGGCGTGAGAGCTCGGTTCAACTGATTAATTCTCTGGGAGAAGACAAGACCATCATCGTCGTGGCGCAGAGGGAGGCGCGGGTGGATAGCCCGCAGCCAGTGGACCTCTACACCATCGGAACGCTTGCAATCGTTCATAAGGTCGTAAAGATGCCGAATCAGAGCCTTTTCGTTTTTGCGGAAGGTCTGGAGCGGGTTCACATCACCGAATACACGCAGTTGGCACCCTTCATGACGGCGGTGACCAGTGCGATTGGGGAGATCGCTCCCTCCAAGAGCGCCGAGCTGGAGGCGCTGCAGCGTAACGTGCTAACCCTGTTCCAGCAGATTGTCGCCGGCTCCCCGACCCTGTCAGATGAGCTGGCCACGGTGGCGATGAATATAGAAGAGCCGGGGCGGCTGGTGGATTTCATCGCATCCTCACTGCCAACGCTTTCCAGCCGTGACAAACAGGAGGTTCTGGAGACTGCGGACGTTCGTGCCCGGCTGGACAAGATTAATCAGCACCTGGTGAAAGAGCTGGAGGTTCAGCAACTGCGCAACAAGATCCAGTCTGAAGTTCAGGATCGGGTGCAACAGACGCAGCGTGAGTTTTATCTGCGCGAACAGATGAAAGCCATCCAGAAGGAACTGGGTGAGGTTGACGAGACTACCAAGGACACCGAGGAGCTGCGGCAAAAGATCGAGCAAGCGGGCATGCCGGAAGAGGTCAAGAAAGAGGCTATGAAAGAGCTTGGCCGGCTGGCTCGCATGTCCCCTATGGCAGCCGACTACGGGCTTACCCGCAATTACATTGAATGGCTGGCGGTCTTGCCCTGGAGCAAGTCTTCAGGCGTAGAAGTGGATATTCTCAAGGCGAAGACCATCCTGGATGAAGACCACTATGACCTGCAGAAGGTGAAGGATCGCATCCTTGATTACTTGTCGGTCCGCCGCAACAAACCGGCGATGAAGGGTCCAATCCTGTGCTTCGTGGGGCCTCCTGGGGTAGGTAAGACTTCTCTGGGTAAGTCCATCGCGCGTTCCCTGGGACGCAAGTTTGTGCGCATCTCGCTGGGCGGCGTACACGACGAAGCGGAAATCCGCGGGCATCGCCGCACCTATATTGGAGCGCTACCAGGACAAATCATTCAGGGCATCCGGCGGGCGGAAACCAACGATCCGGTGTTCATGCTGGACGAAATCGACAAGGTGGGACGCGATTTCCGCGGCGATCCTGGTTCCGCGCTGCTGGAAGCGCTCGATCCCGAGCAGAACTCAACCTTCCGGGACAACTACCTGGATGTGCCGTTCGATCTCTCCAAGGTGCTGTTCATTACGACCGCCAACATGCTCGACACGATTTCCGAGCCGCTGCGCGATCGTATGGAGATCATCGAGCTGCAGGGCTACACGGAGGACGAGAAGGTTCACATCGCGAACCGCTATCTGATCCCGCGGCAGATCGACGAAAACGGGCTGGAAAAGGACCAGATCGAGTTTCCCGAGGAGTCGATCCGCTTCATTATCCGGCACTACACGCGGGAAGCGGGTGTGCGCAATCTGGAACGGCTGATTGGAACGATCTGCCGCAAGCGGGTGCGGCGTCAGGCTGAAGGCCGGCACGAAAAGCTGGTAGTCACGCCCGACATCATCCAGACTCGCGAATTTCTGGGTGGAATCAAGATCCGCGTGGACACTGAAATTGCCGAGCGCACCAAGCGCCCCGGCGTGGTGGTGGGACTTGCCTGGACGCCCTCGGGCGGAGACATCCTTTTTGTCGAAGCCACTGCGATGAAAGGCAAGGGCGGACTGAGCATTACAGGTCAGATTCAGGATGTGATGCGCGAGTCCATGCAGGCAGCGCTAAGCTGGGTGCGTTCCAACGCCGGCAAGCTGGGGATCGATGAGGAATTCTTCGCTAATCACGATATCCATATCCATGTTCCTGCGGGTGCGATTCCCAAAGATGGTCCGTCGGCTGGGGTGACGATCGTGACGGCTCTGGTTTCGCTCTTGACCGGCAGGCAGACTCGGCCGTTGACCGCCATGACGGGAGAAATCACCCTCAGCGGGAATGTGCTTCCGATCGGCGGAGTGAAGGAGAAGTTCCTGGCGGCAAAGCGTGCCGGCGTGCACGACATCATCTTCCCGGCAGAAAACAAGATGAACGTGGAAGAGGATTTGTCGCCAGAGCAACTGGAAGGCGTTAACGTGCACTACGTCTCGACGATCGATGAGGTGCTGAACCTGGCACTGCCGTCATCGCCAGACGAAGTCCGCAAGGACGCCGAAGAGCGCGAGCAGGTGCTGAGCGGCGCGGGAGTGCCGGCAGCGTAA